From a region of the Aeoliella mucimassa genome:
- a CDS encoding CPBP family intramembrane glutamic endopeptidase codes for MSTIQQPPTDPRRVLGLIVGFELGLGALGLAIAWLADIPIADVCWPADLDRAAVAGLLAALLLMPGLFFLLHSRWRPLVRLRQLVDRAIGPWLAGQSFGGLLLISLAAGAGEELLFRGALQPLAIRVTTPLVGILLVSLLFGIVHAASRTYFVLATVIGVYFGSLAYWQGEILSAAVAHALYDLVALKAMLRHRQPAAGEGIA; via the coding sequence GTGAGTACCATCCAACAACCCCCTACAGACCCCCGCCGAGTGCTCGGGCTCATCGTCGGATTCGAGCTGGGCTTAGGGGCCCTGGGGCTCGCCATTGCCTGGCTGGCGGACATCCCAATAGCCGACGTTTGTTGGCCAGCGGACCTCGATCGGGCTGCTGTTGCAGGGCTGCTGGCCGCACTGCTGCTGATGCCAGGGCTGTTTTTCCTGCTTCATAGTCGCTGGCGACCGCTCGTTCGGCTTCGGCAATTGGTCGATCGGGCGATTGGGCCCTGGCTTGCTGGGCAGTCGTTCGGGGGGCTACTGCTCATCTCGTTGGCCGCGGGGGCTGGGGAGGAGTTGCTGTTCCGCGGCGCCCTACAACCGCTGGCGATTCGGGTGACGACACCACTGGTCGGCATCTTGCTGGTGAGCCTGTTATTCGGAATCGTGCATGCGGCTTCGCGGACTTATTTCGTACTGGCGACGGTCATCGGCGTCTATTTTGGCAGTCTCGCCTACTGGCAGGGGGAAATCCTTAGTGCCGCGGTGGCCCACGCCCTGTACGACTTGGTGGCCTTGAAAGCCATGCTACGGCACCGCCAGCCAGCAGCCGGCGAGGGAATCGCTTAG
- a CDS encoding TonB-dependent receptor plug domain-containing protein translates to MQFPQGVWACLTATLFVAPVCAQQLSVGPDPTLPESISLEQSLDQPSLDDVEDEDLLDMDLEQLTRADVMVAGEMDTEVSIATRTAQPISQTAAAVFVITNEMITRSGARNIPEALRLAPGVHVARSNSHTWAISIRGFSTQYANKLLVQIDGRAIYTPIFGGTFWDQQLVPMHDIERIEVIRGPGSSVWGANATNGVINIVTKHSRDTRGGYAEAGGGNEHRHFGHLRWGGGDSELTYRVYAMESEDDFGYRADQPPSDGRDGATVGFRADWKPTCQDEFTFTGNLLKGNSNFGAPYVGIESENILARWNHQVDQDTDWQIQLYYDQFDREDDFPPFYVNSQSAHRAFDLDTLFHTRWRQRHDIVCGFGFRDYHTGITGTGLGDFLAPQRDQFDIISYFLQDTYTVAEDYLYLTLGSKMEHTDFVGFTYQPTVKLALTPDERTSLWASAARAVRTPSQSDRDLNYYLPQPSPPDVLGVGSRSVMAESAMVYELGIRRQESDSFYWDLTAYYSDYDDVISFVPQSQTPSLITVQYDNAYSGAVYGAELLAMLEVNECWRLRGFYTWMQTTGDLGPTGIDSFGVPLDMFVHNTASITSSHDLTSKLKFDGTLRYVDSVRGGVSHYIVADVRLAYRPCKHWEYSVVGQNLFDDKHLESTQDLYESTEVQTGVFGMVSCEF, encoded by the coding sequence ATGCAATTTCCACAAGGAGTGTGGGCTTGCCTGACAGCCACGCTATTTGTGGCCCCGGTGTGCGCACAGCAACTTAGCGTCGGTCCTGATCCAACACTTCCCGAATCCATTTCGCTCGAGCAGTCTTTAGACCAACCTTCGCTTGATGACGTTGAAGACGAAGACCTGCTCGACATGGATCTTGAGCAACTCACGCGGGCCGATGTGATGGTGGCCGGGGAGATGGACACCGAAGTGTCGATCGCCACGCGAACTGCCCAACCGATCTCACAAACCGCCGCAGCAGTATTTGTGATCACCAACGAGATGATCACTCGCAGCGGCGCCCGCAACATCCCCGAAGCCCTCCGCTTGGCGCCCGGGGTGCACGTCGCCCGCTCGAACTCCCACACGTGGGCGATCTCGATCCGCGGGTTCTCCACCCAATACGCGAACAAACTGCTGGTGCAGATCGATGGCCGGGCGATCTATACTCCTATCTTTGGCGGCACGTTCTGGGACCAGCAGTTGGTACCGATGCACGATATCGAGCGGATTGAAGTGATTCGCGGGCCGGGCTCGTCGGTCTGGGGAGCAAACGCCACCAACGGGGTGATCAATATCGTCACCAAGCACTCCCGCGATACCCGAGGTGGTTATGCCGAAGCAGGGGGAGGCAACGAACACCGCCATTTTGGGCACCTCCGTTGGGGCGGCGGCGACTCCGAGCTCACGTACCGAGTGTATGCCATGGAATCCGAGGACGACTTCGGCTACCGGGCCGATCAGCCTCCCAGCGATGGTCGTGATGGAGCGACCGTCGGGTTCCGCGCCGATTGGAAGCCCACCTGCCAGGATGAGTTCACTTTCACGGGAAACCTGCTTAAAGGCAACTCCAATTTTGGAGCCCCCTACGTTGGTATCGAAAGCGAGAACATTCTGGCTCGCTGGAATCACCAAGTCGACCAAGATACCGACTGGCAAATTCAGCTGTATTACGATCAGTTCGATCGCGAAGACGACTTCCCACCCTTCTATGTGAATAGCCAATCAGCGCACCGCGCTTTTGATCTCGACACGCTGTTCCATACTCGTTGGCGACAACGACACGACATTGTATGTGGATTTGGTTTTCGTGACTATCACACCGGCATCACCGGCACTGGTCTGGGGGACTTCCTCGCGCCGCAGCGTGATCAGTTCGACATCATTAGCTATTTCCTCCAAGACACTTACACGGTTGCAGAAGACTACTTGTACCTGACCTTGGGTAGCAAGATGGAACATACCGATTTCGTGGGCTTCACCTATCAGCCAACGGTTAAGCTGGCCCTGACGCCCGACGAGCGGACCTCGCTCTGGGCGTCGGCTGCTCGGGCGGTACGCACCCCCAGCCAGAGCGACCGTGATCTGAATTACTATCTGCCACAGCCATCGCCGCCCGATGTGCTGGGCGTCGGCTCGCGTTCGGTCATGGCCGAATCGGCTATGGTTTACGAACTTGGCATCCGCCGACAGGAGTCCGACAGCTTCTATTGGGACCTGACAGCCTACTACTCTGACTACGACGACGTGATCAGCTTTGTACCTCAGAGCCAAACGCCGTCGTTGATCACGGTGCAATACGACAACGCCTACTCCGGCGCGGTTTACGGAGCCGAGCTTTTGGCCATGCTCGAAGTGAACGAATGCTGGCGGCTGCGAGGATTCTACACCTGGATGCAAACAACGGGGGATTTGGGCCCCACAGGGATCGACTCGTTTGGCGTGCCGCTCGATATGTTCGTGCACAACACGGCTTCGATCACGTCGAGCCACGATCTGACTTCAAAACTGAAGTTCGACGGCACGCTTCGATACGTCGACTCGGTCCGCGGCGGCGTGTCGCACTACATCGTGGCCGACGTCCGACTCGCCTACCGTCCCTGCAAGCACTGGGAGTACTCGGTCGTGGGACAGAACCTATTCGATGACAAGCACCTGGAATCGACCCAGGACCTTTACGAATCGACCGAAGTGCAAACGGGCGTGTTCGGTATGGTGAGCTGCGAGTTCTAG
- the ygfZ gene encoding CAF17-like 4Fe-4S cluster assembly/insertion protein YgfZ — protein MSELRYFADWPASTLTIRGADRTRIVHNLCTADVNKLSPGNACEAFVTNVKGHVVAHCVVCCGDDVLSLVVLAADVAELAKHFGKYIISEDATVEVASEKPLLLTGSLEGCESADGFACTLTGADAWIVLAGNIERAEQLGYQAATVEQFDALRTAAGWPLAGVDFGESTLPQELNRNELAISFTKGCYLGQETIARLDALGHVNKQIAVVRASPGVELSVGTTLHRDDNLVGSVTTAALVGECWQSLAMIRRGSFAPGTQLDSEAGKVEVIAAVRPSKS, from the coding sequence ATGAGTGAGCTACGTTACTTCGCCGACTGGCCCGCCTCGACACTGACGATTCGTGGTGCCGACCGCACCCGCATTGTGCACAACCTCTGCACCGCCGACGTCAATAAGCTCTCGCCTGGCAACGCGTGCGAGGCATTTGTCACCAACGTAAAGGGGCATGTGGTCGCTCACTGCGTGGTTTGCTGCGGCGACGATGTACTCTCACTAGTCGTATTGGCTGCCGATGTAGCGGAACTGGCCAAGCACTTCGGTAAGTACATCATCAGCGAAGATGCTACGGTCGAAGTCGCGTCCGAGAAGCCTTTGCTACTGACCGGGAGTCTCGAAGGTTGCGAGTCGGCAGATGGTTTCGCCTGCACGCTCACCGGGGCAGACGCCTGGATCGTGCTCGCTGGCAACATCGAACGAGCCGAGCAACTCGGCTACCAAGCAGCAACCGTAGAGCAATTTGACGCACTGCGGACCGCGGCCGGGTGGCCCTTGGCCGGCGTTGATTTCGGTGAAAGCACGCTGCCGCAGGAGCTGAATCGCAACGAGCTGGCGATTAGCTTCACCAAGGGCTGTTACCTGGGGCAGGAGACAATCGCCCGCCTCGATGCGTTGGGGCATGTCAACAAACAAATCGCGGTGGTAAGAGCTTCGCCGGGCGTTGAGTTATCGGTGGGAACCACGCTGCACCGCGACGACAACCTGGTGGGCTCCGTAACCACCGCCGCGTTAGTGGGCGAATGCTGGCAGAGCCTGGCGATGATTCGCCGCGGGAGCTTCGCGCCGGGGACACAGCTCGATTCGGAAGCGGGCAAAGTCGAAGTGATCGCTGCGGTGCGTCCAAGTAAGTCGTAG
- a CDS encoding lactate racemase domain-containing protein — translation MPVVTHIHLGDCPPLELSLRDEAWIGCHEPQSPGEAESLDVAAATMAALQQPVGFPPITQAMVPGDQVAIALGADVRQADAVVRGLVAALEWAGAGRESVQVVVGSTAEADTLREQLQDLVQDGCVVIGHTPSDEKALCYLAAVDEVPLLMCRELFEADVVIPVGCGRTAGSYDSRGPYESLYPRFSDTATQRRYEQADALDGPTAVSTRRGETDRAGWLLGASLVVQVVPAPGGGVAKVVAGAPDDVAQAVAEACDSQWVQEVESRARLVVATLAGNEQEQTWDNVARALYAASLAADEDYSAVAICTRIHTPPGKTLRKLMTMNGDLERVASELQGAQTDDAQAAWEIYKALCRGPVYFMSQLDEETVEELGMTHVNSPEELTRLVERSESCLVLNEGQYAVPRFPAHSR, via the coding sequence ATGCCCGTAGTTACCCACATTCACCTTGGCGACTGTCCCCCGCTCGAGCTGTCGCTCCGCGACGAAGCCTGGATTGGTTGCCACGAACCCCAATCGCCCGGCGAGGCCGAATCGCTCGACGTGGCCGCCGCTACGATGGCAGCCTTGCAGCAGCCGGTCGGCTTTCCGCCGATCACGCAGGCGATGGTGCCTGGCGATCAGGTGGCGATTGCCCTGGGTGCCGATGTGCGGCAGGCCGATGCTGTGGTGCGGGGCTTGGTCGCCGCGCTCGAATGGGCCGGCGCTGGGCGTGAGTCGGTGCAGGTGGTCGTCGGCAGCACTGCCGAAGCCGACACCCTACGCGAACAACTACAAGATTTGGTGCAGGATGGTTGCGTGGTGATCGGGCATACCCCGTCGGACGAGAAAGCGTTGTGCTATCTGGCCGCGGTCGACGAGGTGCCGCTACTGATGTGTCGCGAGTTGTTTGAGGCCGACGTGGTGATTCCCGTGGGTTGTGGTCGCACGGCGGGTTCCTACGATTCGCGCGGTCCCTACGAGTCGCTCTATCCACGCTTCTCCGATACGGCCACCCAGCGACGCTACGAGCAGGCCGACGCATTAGATGGTCCGACCGCCGTGTCCACCCGACGTGGCGAGACTGATCGCGCAGGGTGGTTGCTTGGTGCCTCGCTGGTGGTGCAAGTGGTCCCTGCTCCTGGCGGCGGTGTCGCCAAGGTGGTTGCCGGCGCACCCGACGACGTCGCCCAGGCGGTCGCGGAAGCATGCGATAGCCAGTGGGTTCAGGAAGTGGAAAGCCGCGCCCGACTGGTGGTCGCCACCCTGGCAGGCAACGAGCAAGAACAAACGTGGGACAACGTCGCGCGGGCATTGTACGCTGCGAGCCTCGCGGCCGACGAAGACTACAGCGCGGTGGCCATTTGCACGCGAATCCACACCCCACCCGGCAAGACGCTTCGCAAACTGATGACCATGAATGGCGACCTCGAACGCGTGGCTTCGGAGCTGCAAGGGGCTCAGACCGACGACGCCCAGGCGGCTTGGGAAATCTACAAAGCCCTGTGCCGCGGCCCGGTGTACTTCATGAGCCAACTCGACGAGGAAACCGTCGAAGAGCTAGGCATGACCCACGTCAACTCGCCCGAAGAACTGACTCGGCTCGTCGAGCGCAGCGAGAGCTGCCTGGTGCTGAACGAAGGGCAATACGCGGTACCGCGCTTCCCCGCTCACTCGCGTTAA
- a CDS encoding transposase produces MRNSRKLLMEFQHLQKQYWGRHLWARGYFVASSGSVTEEAITAYIQGQRGTEPKDGEDNFRVTPS; encoded by the coding sequence GTGAGGAACTCGCGAAAGCTTCTGATGGAGTTCCAGCATCTGCAAAAGCAGTACTGGGGGCGTCATTTGTGGGCCCGCGGGTACTTTGTGGCGTCTAGCGGAAGTGTGACTGAGGAAGCGATTACCGCGTATATCCAGGGTCAGCGGGGAACGGAGCCCAAAGACGGGGAAGATAACTTCCGCGTAACGCCTTCGTGA
- the lpxD gene encoding UDP-3-O-(3-hydroxymyristoyl)glucosamine N-acyltransferase: MTDLPGSTLVDLAELVQGTCVGNETLTICGAAPLDEVAAGEITFIDQSERVGQAVASLAEAIVVPEGTVCEGKPVIVVADVHAAFRLIVSHFRPQRTQLYAGISDSAIVSPQARIDPQVSIGPGATIDTDVEIGGGTVIHAGVHVMPGCQIGKNVTIFPGVVLYEDTVVGDESIIHSGAVIGAYGFGYRPVDGQHELSAQLGNVIIGKRVEVGANATIDRGTYSATRVGDGTKIDNLVQVAHNCQIGRHNLLCAQVGIAGSTTTGDYVVMAGQVGVRDHVHIGEGARIGAMAGVSNDIAPGVVAFGAPATPERDQKILLASLAKLPELRKQFKQLQKAVRELESVAEQASDQTNCKVMDPAA; the protein is encoded by the coding sequence ATGACCGACCTGCCCGGATCCACTCTGGTTGACCTTGCTGAACTGGTGCAAGGCACTTGTGTTGGTAACGAAACACTTACGATTTGTGGTGCTGCCCCGTTGGACGAAGTCGCCGCTGGCGAAATCACGTTCATCGACCAGTCGGAGCGAGTGGGCCAGGCCGTGGCATCGCTAGCCGAGGCCATCGTGGTGCCTGAGGGAACCGTGTGCGAAGGCAAGCCGGTGATCGTCGTCGCCGACGTGCACGCGGCCTTTCGGTTGATCGTATCCCACTTCCGCCCGCAGCGGACGCAGCTCTACGCCGGTATTTCCGATTCGGCCATCGTGAGTCCCCAGGCACGCATCGATCCTCAAGTTTCGATCGGTCCAGGGGCGACGATTGATACCGACGTCGAAATCGGCGGCGGCACTGTGATTCACGCTGGTGTGCACGTGATGCCGGGCTGCCAGATCGGCAAGAACGTCACCATCTTCCCCGGCGTGGTGCTTTATGAAGACACCGTGGTCGGCGACGAATCGATCATTCACTCGGGCGCTGTGATCGGAGCCTATGGCTTTGGTTATCGCCCGGTCGACGGACAACACGAACTCTCCGCCCAGTTGGGCAACGTGATTATCGGCAAACGCGTAGAAGTCGGTGCCAACGCGACGATCGATCGCGGAACCTACAGTGCAACTCGCGTTGGCGATGGCACCAAGATCGATAACCTGGTGCAAGTCGCTCACAACTGCCAAATCGGTCGTCACAATCTGTTATGTGCTCAGGTCGGCATTGCCGGCAGCACTACCACCGGCGACTACGTCGTCATGGCAGGGCAGGTTGGGGTTCGCGATCACGTGCACATCGGCGAAGGGGCCCGCATCGGTGCCATGGCCGGCGTATCGAACGATATCGCCCCAGGCGTGGTCGCCTTTGGTGCCCCCGCTACTCCGGAGCGCGATCAGAAGATTCTGCTTGCTTCGTTGGCCAAGCTGCCCGAACTTCGGAAGCAATTCAAGCAACTGCAGAAAGCGGTACGCGAGCTGGAAAGTGTAGCAGAGCAAGCTTCCGACCAGACAAACTGCAAAGTCATGGACCCCGCTGCCTGA
- a CDS encoding LpxI family protein — translation MSQREATHTSTTQPTIGLLAAWGRFPLVVAESLRDNGYRVCCLGVKGYADANLAKVCDEFDWVGLAKFGRATRWFRKQGATQATMAGKIHKVNLFNPNAIWQLMPDWTTFKAFYPHFIARSSDKKDDTLLLAVVDTFASQGIEFVPATDFAPDLLVGPGQVAGRPLSTSEYADVEFGWHLARQMGALDVGQSVCVKGQAVLAVEAVEGTDQCIARAGQLCRQGGFTVVKTAKPQQDMRFDVPTIGVGTLESMARSGGRVLAVEANRTILLEPSQFHQRAAELGITVVSVQRLGESHGEEAELAA, via the coding sequence ATGAGCCAACGCGAAGCAACGCATACCAGCACCACCCAGCCAACCATCGGCCTATTAGCCGCATGGGGCCGGTTTCCGTTGGTGGTCGCCGAAAGCTTGCGCGACAATGGCTATCGCGTTTGCTGCCTGGGTGTGAAAGGCTATGCCGATGCCAATCTGGCCAAGGTGTGCGACGAGTTCGACTGGGTGGGGCTCGCCAAGTTCGGGCGGGCGACGCGGTGGTTTCGCAAGCAAGGTGCGACGCAGGCCACGATGGCCGGCAAGATTCACAAGGTGAATCTGTTTAACCCAAATGCCATCTGGCAGCTCATGCCCGATTGGACCACCTTCAAGGCCTTCTATCCACATTTCATCGCGCGGTCGTCCGACAAGAAAGACGATACACTGCTGCTGGCCGTGGTCGACACGTTTGCGAGCCAAGGCATCGAGTTCGTGCCGGCGACCGACTTTGCCCCCGATTTGCTCGTGGGGCCTGGGCAAGTAGCAGGCCGCCCGCTGTCGACGAGCGAGTATGCCGACGTTGAGTTCGGCTGGCACCTGGCTCGCCAGATGGGCGCGCTCGACGTGGGCCAAAGCGTGTGTGTGAAAGGGCAGGCGGTGCTGGCTGTCGAAGCGGTGGAAGGCACCGACCAATGCATCGCCCGCGCGGGGCAGCTCTGTCGCCAGGGTGGATTCACGGTGGTAAAAACCGCCAAGCCACAGCAGGACATGCGGTTCGACGTGCCGACCATCGGCGTGGGGACCTTGGAAAGCATGGCCCGTTCGGGGGGGAGAGTGCTCGCGGTTGAGGCAAACCGCACAATTTTGCTCGAGCCGAGCCAGTTTCATCAGCGAGCCGCCGAGCTTGGCATCACCGTGGTGTCGGTGCAGCGGCTCGGTGAGTCGCATGGCGAAGAGGCCGAGTTAGCCGCCTAG
- a CDS encoding sigma-54 interaction domain-containing protein — MASEALTPSIEKLLSRPPEHPKSWVLGSNPRVTRIASHAEKAAEVQCPVLITGETGTGKEVWARLLHELGPRRDRLFVPVNCAALTPTLAESQLFGHEKGAFTGAAGASMGVFRAGNGGIVFLDEVGEMPAELQPKLLRVLQENEVTPVGAAHPVPINVQIIAATNRDLEAEVAAGRFREDLYYRLNMVELEVPPLRHRADDIPRFIEYFSMKYATKYQRTPWTPSAERLREFCEYTWPGNIRQLGHVIEQAYVLDCEPSLPSTRTRQTSVPALPFTNLAKLRRVAVQQALQSTRGHKGRAAKLLGIHANTMTRLLAQIESEAQDDESADS, encoded by the coding sequence ATGGCATCAGAGGCACTAACACCGTCGATCGAGAAATTACTCTCTCGACCACCAGAACATCCCAAGAGCTGGGTGCTGGGAAGCAATCCGCGCGTAACGCGCATTGCGAGCCACGCCGAGAAAGCCGCGGAGGTTCAGTGTCCTGTCTTGATTACCGGCGAAACCGGTACTGGTAAAGAAGTGTGGGCACGCTTGCTCCACGAACTTGGCCCTCGCCGCGATCGTCTCTTCGTGCCGGTCAACTGTGCCGCGCTCACCCCAACGCTGGCCGAGAGTCAGCTGTTCGGTCACGAGAAAGGTGCGTTTACTGGTGCTGCCGGAGCGAGCATGGGTGTGTTCCGCGCCGGCAACGGTGGCATCGTCTTCCTCGACGAAGTCGGCGAAATGCCTGCGGAATTGCAGCCTAAACTGCTCCGCGTGCTGCAAGAGAACGAAGTGACTCCGGTAGGTGCTGCTCACCCAGTACCCATCAACGTACAAATCATTGCCGCGACGAATCGCGACCTCGAAGCCGAAGTGGCAGCCGGTCGATTCCGCGAAGACCTCTACTATCGTTTGAACATGGTAGAGCTCGAAGTGCCGCCGCTTCGCCATCGTGCGGACGACATTCCACGCTTCATCGAATACTTCTCGATGAAGTATGCCACGAAGTATCAACGCACCCCGTGGACTCCCTCGGCGGAGCGTCTCCGCGAGTTCTGCGAATACACCTGGCCCGGTAACATTCGTCAATTGGGTCATGTGATAGAGCAAGCGTACGTGCTCGATTGCGAGCCGTCGCTTCCCTCTACTCGCACCCGTCAGACATCGGTCCCCGCCCTCCCCTTCACGAATCTCGCCAAGCTGCGTCGTGTGGCGGTACAGCAAGCCCTGCAATCGACTCGCGGGCATAAAGGTCGGGCGGCCAAGCTGTTGGGTATTCACGCTAACACGATGACCCGGTTGTTGGCGCAGATCGAAAGCGAAGCACAAGACGACGAGTCCGCCGACTCCTAA
- a CDS encoding alpha/beta hydrolase family protein, translated as MIGASVVSRFHGLAMGAILVGTTLLPCPSTSADEPATWIARPETVRGYATRTDVEVREDHVPSYTLPEVLGEIDRQAPKDEQQQAWNDRRETLLDVFRNNAYGQAVPAPTKLEVETIEVAPLASVPGGVRERRRVTATLEGGEFDFEYVLYAKQSQQSPLFVMINNRDPELSSPEGEEFIGFLPVPEILKAGCAVAVFHHSHVAPDNPEHFREGVLSVVLPEGPRAADAPGAITAWSWGASRVLDSLSDHPLVDAERAAIIGHSRGGKTALWTGACDPRFSLVISNNSGCMGAALSRRAYGETVNIISRTFDYWFCPQLQEYGDRVAELPIDQHQLIALCAPRNVYVASAGDDLWADPRGEWLGLVNASPAFELIGSESLDTSDTMPVLGQPVTRGCTSYHIRPGRHNLTLWDWQQYLRVARDIWKIGETP; from the coding sequence ATGATCGGTGCAAGCGTTGTTTCGCGGTTTCATGGTTTAGCGATGGGGGCGATTCTGGTGGGAACCACTCTCCTCCCCTGCCCTTCGACATCGGCTGACGAACCGGCCACCTGGATCGCCAGGCCTGAAACCGTCCGTGGCTACGCCACTCGCACCGACGTTGAAGTGCGAGAAGATCACGTGCCGAGTTACACGCTGCCCGAAGTGCTTGGGGAGATCGATCGCCAGGCTCCAAAAGATGAGCAGCAGCAAGCATGGAACGATCGCCGCGAAACGCTGCTCGATGTGTTCCGCAACAACGCGTACGGCCAGGCGGTTCCGGCTCCTACGAAGCTCGAAGTGGAAACAATCGAAGTCGCTCCGCTCGCTTCGGTGCCAGGTGGCGTCAGGGAGCGCCGGCGCGTGACCGCGACCCTGGAAGGAGGAGAATTCGATTTCGAGTACGTGCTGTACGCGAAGCAATCGCAGCAGAGTCCCCTGTTTGTGATGATCAACAATCGCGATCCCGAGCTTTCGTCGCCCGAAGGGGAAGAGTTCATCGGGTTTTTGCCAGTGCCGGAGATTCTGAAAGCGGGCTGCGCGGTCGCGGTGTTCCACCATAGCCACGTTGCGCCCGACAACCCGGAGCACTTTCGCGAAGGAGTGTTGAGCGTGGTGTTGCCAGAAGGTCCGCGGGCGGCCGACGCACCGGGCGCGATTACTGCCTGGTCGTGGGGAGCGAGTCGCGTGCTCGATTCGCTTAGCGATCATCCATTGGTTGATGCCGAACGCGCGGCGATCATCGGGCACTCGCGGGGCGGGAAGACGGCCCTCTGGACCGGCGCCTGCGACCCTCGATTCTCGCTAGTGATCTCCAACAACTCGGGCTGCATGGGGGCCGCTTTGTCGCGACGTGCATACGGCGAAACGGTCAACATCATAAGTCGAACTTTCGATTATTGGTTCTGCCCGCAACTGCAGGAGTATGGCGATCGCGTCGCCGAATTGCCGATCGACCAACACCAGCTCATCGCTTTGTGTGCTCCCCGCAACGTCTACGTGGCGAGCGCCGGCGACGACCTGTGGGCCGACCCCCGCGGCGAGTGGCTCGGCTTGGTGAACGCCAGCCCGGCCTTCGAGCTCATCGGCTCCGAGAGTCTGGATACCAGCGATACGATGCCGGTGCTCGGCCAGCCGGTTACGCGAGGATGCACGAGTTACCACATTCGTCCAGGCCGCCATAACCTGACATTGTGGGACTGGCAGCAGTACTTGCGAGTTGCACGCGACATCTGGAAGATCGGCGAAACACCCTGA
- a CDS encoding methyltransferase family protein, translated as MSRFAIVSYSLLGYAVGLAGLTAFMLFVGGFAVPYRIDAEPTRALPLALAVNAGLLLLFGLQHSVMARKSFKSLFANYLPAAAERSTYVLLSGVVTLLLCFGWQPIAGVVWQVDFPLVSTLLTTLQWSGWALAVAATFMLSHQEMFGLQQAFAHATNRTASPPAFNDRWGYSLVRHPIQLGVLIGIWVTPFMSVSHLLLSIGLTTYIFIGLALEERDLVADFGDDYRDYQRRVRRLMPVPRWTADKQEALAR; from the coding sequence ATGAGCCGTTTCGCAATCGTGTCATACAGCCTGCTTGGTTACGCTGTTGGTTTGGCGGGGCTGACAGCGTTTATGTTGTTCGTCGGTGGGTTTGCGGTGCCGTATCGCATCGATGCCGAGCCAACCCGCGCGTTACCTTTGGCACTGGCTGTGAATGCGGGCCTGCTGTTGCTCTTTGGCTTGCAGCACTCAGTGATGGCCCGCAAGTCGTTCAAAAGCTTGTTCGCCAACTACTTACCCGCCGCGGCCGAGCGTAGCACGTACGTGTTGCTGTCGGGCGTGGTGACCTTGTTGCTTTGCTTTGGCTGGCAGCCGATTGCTGGCGTGGTATGGCAGGTGGATTTTCCGCTCGTGAGCACGCTCTTAACCACACTCCAGTGGTCGGGCTGGGCATTGGCCGTCGCGGCGACGTTCATGCTCAGCCATCAGGAGATGTTTGGGCTGCAGCAAGCGTTTGCCCACGCGACGAATCGCACCGCGAGCCCACCCGCGTTTAACGATCGATGGGGCTATAGCCTAGTGCGTCATCCCATTCAGCTCGGCGTGTTGATCGGCATTTGGGTGACTCCCTTCATGTCGGTATCGCATCTGCTGCTGTCGATCGGACTGACCACCTACATTTTCATTGGGCTGGCGTTGGAAGAGCGGGATCTCGTGGCCGATTTTGGCGACGACTACCGCGACTACCAGCGGCGGGTCCGCCGGTTGATGCCGGTGCCGCGTTGGACCGCCGACAAGCAGGAAGCCCTCGCCCGCTAG